The Streptomyces achromogenes DNA segment CAATAGGTGGCGTGCCGGGCGGAGTCGGTGGCGAGCCGGTCGTACTCCTCGACCTGGACCACGGGCCCGGCGGCTGCCGGGTCGGCTTCGGCTCGGCCGGAGTTGGACCACTGCTGCAGCGCGGACAGCGCCTTGGGGTCGTAGGCGGTGCGGATGACGGCGGCGATCTCGCGGGCACTGAGCCAGCCGGTCACCATCAGTCCGGCGCTGCGCGCGGCCTGGGCGATGGCGGACGTGGTCTGTTCCATGACGGTGAAGGCGCCAGGCAGTCCACCACCGGCCTGGGAGATCAAGCGCTTGGCGGCCTTGAGGTCCAGGCTGATGGCCAGGTACGCCTCGTGCGGGGCGGCGGCAGGTCCTGCGGAGGCGACCAGGTCGGAGTACACCTGCCCCGCGACCGGGGTGTCGGGTCGGCCCTGTTGGGCCCAGTGGCGGGCGAGGGTGTCGCCGCTGTCGGGCACGGTGCGCTCCAGGACCTGCACGGTGGCGACGTGTCCGGTGCGGGCGATGCCCGCCAGGGCTCGCCCCCAGCTGCTGACGTTGTGGTTCTGACTGGCCGGGTCGAGGAGAGCGAAGGCCCTGCTGGAGACGCGGGCGACGGCGGTCAGGGTCTGACCGTGCGGGTCGTGCACGGCGGCGGCCTGGTTGGCGGAATCGCCGGGCGTGACCACGCGCAGTGAGGCGGCGGTGCCGGGCAGATGGAGGATGCCGTCCTGGCGGGGGCGGGTGACGGGCCGGGCGAGCCACAGGGTCTGGCCGGTGCGCCGCCGCCGGGCGAAGCGCAGGACGATCGGCGCCCAGTCGATCAGCGAGCGGCCGTGCCGGCGGACGACGACCAGGGCGGCGACCGCGGCCCACAGCGGCGCCAGGGCGATGGCGCCGAGCAGCCCGGTGGATACCACCGTGACCAGCAGAAGCGCCAACGCGCCAGACACGAGGACGAGTTGGGGCAGGGAGAGGCCGAGCAGGATGCCGCGCCTGGACCGGTGGGGGAATTTGACGGTGAGTGGTGTGACGGTGAGATCTGACAATGGCCGTTCCGATGGTGCGCGGGGCGGTGGCCGGGGCGGCGCGCGGCGAGGAATACGCAGCGCGTGCCGCCCCGGAGGCTGGCAAGGTCACAGGCCGGTGGGCGGGGGCGGCGGCGCCCCGGTTCCGCTGGAGGTGCCGGCCGAGTTCGGTGTCGGCGGGGCGCCCTGCGGCGGTGGCGTCGAGGCGCCTGCGCCGGGCTGCGACATGAAGCCGCCGCCGTTGGAGGGCGATCCGGAACCGCCACCCTGTCCGGGTGCACCGCCGAACTGACCACTGGTGTCGTCATGAGGGCTGGTCGGCGGGGGCTGGACGGCCTTCTCCAGACCGCTCTTGATCCCTTCGCTCCCGGACGACGGGGCGTTTGACCTGCCGCCTTCCTTGCCGGTGTCCGGCGTGGGGTTGGTGGCGGTGTCGCCGGGGAAGCCGCCCGGAACGGAGTCCGGGCCCTGGGGAGCGGCGCCTGCTCCGGCCGCGGCACCGCCACTTCCGGCGGTGGCGACCGCGGCGGCGGCCTTGCGCCCGGCGCGTTCGGCGTGCTGACGGGCCATCTGCGCACCGGCTCCGCCGGAGCGGTGCAGGGTCTCGGCGTCGGAGCCCTCGGAGGCGGCCCAGTGCACGAACTTGAACGTGGCATACGGGCACAGCAGGACCAGCGCCAGGATGACGATGCCGGCCATCACGTCGGCAAGGGCGGCGATGCCGTCCTTCGCCTCGGTCTTGCCCATCGCGGCGATCCCCAGGACGAAGATCACAGTCATCAGCAACTTGCTGACGACGAGGGTGGCGGTGGCTTCGATCCAGCCCTTGCGCCAGCGCCGGGCGACCTCCCAGCCGCCGCCGGCTCCGGCGAAGACGGCGAGGGTGACCATGACGAGGATGCCGACCTTGCGGACCATCATCACGCACCAGTAGAGGAAGGCGCCGATCGCGGCGCCGACACCGACGAAGACGGTGACGAGCCAGCCCAGGCCGGACAGGGAGGCGATCTGGCCCACCTTGACGATCCGCCGCACTGCCGTGGCGATGTCGAGGTTGGCGGCCTTGAAGAGTCCGTCGCTCAATGCGTCGACGACTTCGATGGCGACGGTGGTGAAGGCGATCGCGGTGAACGCGAAAAGCACGCCGGTGGCGGTGCCGGTGAATGCCTGGGTGAGCGCCTGGCCGTCGCGGCGGATCGCGGCGCGTACGAGCTGGGCGCAGAACGTGGCGACGAGGACGACCAGGCCGATCGGCAGGATCATCTCGTAGTTGTCGCGGAACCACCCGGCGTTGAGGTCGACCTTGGTGGTGGTGTTGACCGCCTCGGCTGCCAAGTCAGCTGCGGCGGCGGCGAGTTCGCCCGCGCTCTTGGCCATCCAGTTGCCGATGGCCGTGCCCGGGTCGGAGGCGAAGTCCACGGCGTCGCCGACGGCGCAGAGTTTGTCCGCGAGGGGGAGGTCGCAGAAGCCCAAGGGGGAATCCCCTCCTTTCTCAGGTGGGCTGGGGCGGGTCAGGGCACGACGAGGGGGGCGATGGAGACCAGCGAGCAGTTCGCGTTGGGGCGGCACTGCACGGCGAGGGTGATGGAGCGGTCCTCGGCGCCGGCCCCGCCCTTCTTCCAGGCGATCTGCTGCTTGCCGGTGACGGTGACGGCGTAGATGTACGCCTCGGTGATCGCCGACGGATCGTCCGCCAGGGCCTGCTTGAACGCCGAGGGGTAGTGGGCCTCCGTGACGGTGGCGGTGGCGTACTGGTCCTGGTCGGCCATCCGCGACCACAGCACCGGATCCGGCACCTGCGTGGCGATCGAGGACCAGTCGGCGTACTTCGTCTCCGCCGTCAGCCACGCCCTCATTCCGGCGAGCTGCTGGTCACGGCTGGTGGTGCGGGTGTCGTACGACCACAGCGTTGCCGCGGCGGCCTTGGCGAAGGCGACCGGGTCCGCCAGCTGCGGGGGCTTGGCCACCGAACCGGCCCCGGCCGACGCCGTCGGGCCGGCGGACGCGGAGGTACTGCTGCTCGGCCCGGAGGACGGGGCGGCGGCCTGGCTGTCGCCGGCTGTGGTGCGGCCGGTGAGCAGGGCGGCGACGACGGCGAGGCCCAGCAGGACGGCGAGGCCGGTCGCGAGGACCGTGATGCGCTGGCGGGTCGACCAGCCGAGGCCGTAGCCGGATAGGGAGAGGAATCGTTTCGGCATCAGTGGACCTGTGACCCCAGGGCGGAGAAGAACGCCACGACCCCGTTCGCGGCGCCGAGACCAAGGGCGGCGCCCGCCGCGACGACCGCGCCCTTCTTCCCGTTGGCCTCGGCCTGGTGGCCGCCGGTGTGGTGGCCCCACGCCCACACGCCGAGGGAGACGGCGAGCGAGCCGACAACGGCGACGATCGCGAACAGGTTGATCGAGTTGACGACGTTCTTGAGCACGGCGAGGCCGGGCAGGCCACCGCCCGAGGGCGTGATGCCGGGGTCGTAGGCCAGATACTGCACGGTTTCGAGCAGGTGCAATGAGGCTCCTTGGGCACGCCGAAGCCCGGCGCGCGGGAATCACAGAAAGGGGGAGAGGGCGAGGCAACTGCCTCGAGAAGGAAGGCCGGCAGCGGTGCGGGAGACGGCTGGCCCGGTCGGCGCCCGCGTTGGGGCGGCGTGGCGTGCACGAGGTCACGCAGGTTTCGCGCCGAGGCTGGACGAGGCCACAGGTCGGGCTGGGGCTGCTGTCGATGGCGCTTCGGCTCAGGCTCCGAACCGGCTGCCGGGGTGCACTACTTCGGGATCGACGGCTTCGGTGCCGGGTTGGTCTTGTAGGGGTTCGCGCAGTTGTAGATCATGTAGCCGCGGATTTTCTTGCCGTCGGACTTCCGGGTGACGGTGCCGCGGGTGTACCAGGTCTTCTCGGCCTTCTTGTACGCCCACTGGTCGTAGACGACCTTGTCGTGCCGGTAGCCGATGCCCACGACGGTGGACGCCTTCGACGGGGCCTTGCGGATCTTGACCGCACTGCAGCTGATCGTGGTGGTGCCGGTGTCGTACGCCTGTGCCGTGCTGGCGGTGGCCAGGCCGCCGGCGGCGACGGCCAGGCCCAGAGAGGCTGCCGCGAGGGCGCGCTGGGTGCGGTGGCGGGTTATCAAGTAGGTGCTCCGTGCTGTCAGGGGAATGAGGGTGGGCAGGACGGCGGGTCCTGCGGGGCCAGTCCGAGGTGAGTGCGGAAGAGGCCCAGGGGGGTATCCCGGTCAGGGGGTGTGCCGGGGATGTCGCGCCCCGACCGGGGGTCAGATGACGCGGCGGGCGGCGAGTATGTCCCAGTCCGCGAGCGGCGTGATCCGCACAGGCTTTCCCGTACGGGGTGCCTCGATCGCGAGGCCCGAGCCGATGTACATGCCGACGTGTTCGGGGCGGGTGGCGCTGCCGCGGGAGAAGATCAGGTCACCGGGCTTGAGTGCATTGGGGGACACTGCCTTGCCCTCGTCGACCTGCGTATACGTGGTGCGGGTGAGCTGGATGCCGGCGTGCTTGTACGCCTGCTGGGTCAGCGAGCTGCAGTCGCAGCGGCCCATCGGGTCGGGGCCGTGCGGCGAGGTGCAGGCGCCGCCCCACTGGTACATCGTCCCGAGCTGCGCCATCGCCCAGGCGATCGCCTTGCGCGCCTTCGGATCGGCGTCCTTCGGGATCGAGTAGCCCTTCGGTACCGACCCTTCCGGGATGGTGCCGTACCCGGAGCCGTCCCCGGCCGCCGCACAGGGCGCGGTACTGGAGGTGGTGTTCGTCTCGCTGGTGTCCTGGTCGGCGTCGGGGAACGTCGCGGCGATCGCCTTCTGGAGGGCGGTCGCCAGCTCCTCCCAGTCGGCGTAGGCGTCGGGGTAGCCGGAGCGCTGGACCTTCTGCGCGGCCTGGGTGACGGTCAGCTGCTGCCAACCGTCCACCGCGAGCAGGTGCTTGTAGAACTGTTCGCTCGAGTAGACGGGGTCGTGGATCTCCGTAGCGGTGCCCCAGCCCTGGCTCGGCCGTTGCTGGAACAGACCCAGCGAGTCGCGGTCACCAGAGTTCAGGTTGCGCAGCCGTGATTCCTGCATCGCGGTGGCGAGCGCGATGATCTGGCCCTTCTTCGGCACGTGGAGGCCGATCCCGGTGGCCACGATCGTGCGGGCGTTGGGGATCTGTTCCTCGGGCAGGGACAGGCCCTCGACGTGCACGTCCTTGGCGGTCGCACCGTTGAGGATCTTGGTGACCTGCTCGACGACCGTGTCGGTGTCGACGTCGCCCACGCAGCTGAAGGACGAGTAGGTGGTCTGGGCGGCCTCGCTGCTGGTGGCCATCAGCATGGCCGTGCCGGCGAGGAGGAGAGGAGAGAGGACGAAGACGCCGATGCCGGCGGCCACGCCCTTCAATCGGGGACGCCTCCCGGGCGGCCGTCACGGGCCGGGGACCGGTGCGCGGGCAGGGGAGGGTAGAGCGATGTCACAACGAGGTCCTTGGTGAAGTCCCGGCGGCGCGTGCGTCGTTGAGGAAAGGGCGCGACGGCCGGGTGGTGGGTTAATCGGAGCCTAGGTGCACGTGCGCGAGTTGCCGCTCGCACCGGCACGGGGCGTCGGGTCAGGTGTGCCAGGACATGGGGATACCTCCACGAACGCAGGGGGCGGGGATGCGCCATCGGCGTGGTCTGCCGGGCAGTTCCAAAACACTAAGGGCGGATCCCCGGTTGCCGAAATCGTCTCTGATCAAGGCTCTATTTCGGGGTTTTCGGCGGCGATAGCGCTCAACCGGGGATCGTGCCCTACAGTTTTGGCTCCTCCCCTCGCCCCCGCCGCTGCGCGGCCCGCAGTGCCTTCCTGCCCGCATGCGGTCCTGCGGGTTATCCAGGCGGGCCGGAGCGACTCTCCCTCACCTCACCGACCCGAATTGGGGTATCTCTTTGCCTTTTTCCCTGCACCAGGGCGACGCGCTCGGCGTCCTCGCCGAACTGCCGGACGACTGCGTCGACTCCGTCATCACCGACCCGCCGTACAACAGCGGCGGGCGAACGGCCAAGGAACGCACCTCCCGCAGCGCGAAGCAGAAGTACACCTCCGCCGACGCAGGTCACGAACTGCCGGACTTCACCGGCGAGAACATGGATCAGCGGAGCTACGGCTTCTGGCTGACCCAGATCATGACCGAGGCGCACCGGCTCACCAAGGTCGGCGGCACGGCGCTGCTGTTCACCGACTGGCGGCAGCTGCCGATCACCACGGATGCCATCCAGGCCGCCGGCTGGCTCTGGCGGGGCGTGCTCGCCTGGCACAAGCCGCAGGCTAGGCCCCAGAAGGGACGTTTCACCCAGAACTGCGAATTCGTCGTCTGGGCCAGCAACGGACCGATCGACGCGTCCAGGAACCCGGTCTACCTGCCCGGCCTGTACAGCGCCTCGCAGCCGTCGGGCAAGAGTCGGCAGCACATCACGCAGAAGCCCGTCTCCGTCATGCGTGAGCTGGTGCAGATCTCCCCGCCGGGCGGCACGGTGCTCGACTTCACCTGCGGCTCGGGCTCGACGGGAGTCGCGGCCCTGCTGGAGGGCCGTGATTTCATCGGCGTCGAGAAGACCAAGCACTACGCCGCGATAGCCGCCGACCGGCTCACCGAAACGCTGGAGCAGACTTTGTCCCAGGACGACTTGACCCTCACGTCCTGAGCCCTGTCGTGCAGCGCGGCACGGCATGTGCTGCGTGGCCCGTCATGCCATGGCCGTGCCGCTCGGGGCGTTATAGCAGCACAGTCCCGGTTACCGAAACCGGGGATTCTCCGGATGGTTTGAGCCGCAATTCACGCCCAACGGCCGCGGCTCAAGGAGGCCCCTTTTCGTGCCTGAATCCATAGACCCCCCGGACGACAGGGAGACGGAACCGGTCCGGCTGCCGGAGTCCGATCTGGAGAGCATTGAGGCGAGCGTCCGTAAACTGCTGGACCAATCTGCCGAGCAGGCCCGCCAGCTCGACAGCCTCGCCTCCGCACCGCCGCCCACGGACTCACCGTTCGGCGCCTTCGGCTTCCCGGGTTTCGCGGGCGTGGCG contains these protein-coding regions:
- a CDS encoding DUF6112 family protein, producing MHLLETVQYLAYDPGITPSGGGLPGLAVLKNVVNSINLFAIVAVVGSLAVSLGVWAWGHHTGGHQAEANGKKGAVVAAGAALGLGAANGVVAFFSALGSQVH
- a CDS encoding SCO6880 family protein, producing MSDLTVTPLTVKFPHRSRRGILLGLSLPQLVLVSGALALLLVTVVSTGLLGAIALAPLWAAVAALVVVRRHGRSLIDWAPIVLRFARRRRTGQTLWLARPVTRPRQDGILHLPGTAASLRVVTPGDSANQAAAVHDPHGQTLTAVARVSSRAFALLDPASQNHNVSSWGRALAGIARTGHVATVQVLERTVPDSGDTLARHWAQQGRPDTPVAGQVYSDLVASAGPAAAPHEAYLAISLDLKAAKRLISQAGGGLPGAFTVMEQTTSAIAQAARSAGLMVTGWLSAREIAAVIRTAYDPKALSALQQWSNSGRAEADPAAAGPVVQVEEYDRLATDSARHATYWVEDWPRTETSAGFLHGLMFTTGVRRTLSLLYVPQGLESAMRDVQRKKAAIIADANERARRGQVDSEADSVEYADVKVRERQLIAGHADVALTGLLTVSAETDALLDAACAQIETAAVTAQVDLRRLNFQQPDAFTLGALPLARTAL
- a CDS encoding DNA-methyltransferase; this encodes MPFSLHQGDALGVLAELPDDCVDSVITDPPYNSGGRTAKERTSRSAKQKYTSADAGHELPDFTGENMDQRSYGFWLTQIMTEAHRLTKVGGTALLFTDWRQLPITTDAIQAAGWLWRGVLAWHKPQARPQKGRFTQNCEFVVWASNGPIDASRNPVYLPGLYSASQPSGKSRQHITQKPVSVMRELVQISPPGGTVLDFTCGSGSTGVAALLEGRDFIGVEKTKHYAAIAADRLTETLEQTLSQDDLTLTS
- a CDS encoding SCO6881 family protein; translation: MGFCDLPLADKLCAVGDAVDFASDPGTAIGNWMAKSAGELAAAAADLAAEAVNTTTKVDLNAGWFRDNYEMILPIGLVVLVATFCAQLVRAAIRRDGQALTQAFTGTATGVLFAFTAIAFTTVAIEVVDALSDGLFKAANLDIATAVRRIVKVGQIASLSGLGWLVTVFVGVGAAIGAFLYWCVMMVRKVGILVMVTLAVFAGAGGGWEVARRWRKGWIEATATLVVSKLLMTVIFVLGIAAMGKTEAKDGIAALADVMAGIVILALVLLCPYATFKFVHWAASEGSDAETLHRSGGAGAQMARQHAERAGRKAAAAVATAGSGGAAAGAGAAPQGPDSVPGGFPGDTATNPTPDTGKEGGRSNAPSSGSEGIKSGLEKAVQPPPTSPHDDTSGQFGGAPGQGGGSGSPSNGGGFMSQPGAGASTPPPQGAPPTPNSAGTSSGTGAPPPPPTGL
- a CDS encoding C40 family peptidase: MKGVAAGIGVFVLSPLLLAGTAMLMATSSEAAQTTYSSFSCVGDVDTDTVVEQVTKILNGATAKDVHVEGLSLPEEQIPNARTIVATGIGLHVPKKGQIIALATAMQESRLRNLNSGDRDSLGLFQQRPSQGWGTATEIHDPVYSSEQFYKHLLAVDGWQQLTVTQAAQKVQRSGYPDAYADWEELATALQKAIAATFPDADQDTSETNTTSSTAPCAAAGDGSGYGTIPEGSVPKGYSIPKDADPKARKAIAWAMAQLGTMYQWGGACTSPHGPDPMGRCDCSSLTQQAYKHAGIQLTRTTYTQVDEGKAVSPNALKPGDLIFSRGSATRPEHVGMYIGSGLAIEAPRTGKPVRITPLADWDILAARRVI